A genomic stretch from Petrimonas mucosa includes:
- a CDS encoding DUF6266 family protein, with protein sequence MGTIKQGILGGFSGKVGNIVGASWRGIDYIRSMPASVHNPRTEAQMTQRNRFSLVAKMLKAFIPIIRVGFAGSVGTGKSAFSVAMSYNVRNAVIDLYPDFEINFPLVKLTSGELYGAGNASATSSGGSLDFVWDSDLLNNAAATDKVILMAFNPITGDASYNMDAATRADGSGSLAVPPTWDGELVDTYLALTSADGKLVSNSIHTGRVEVSMI encoded by the coding sequence ATGGGTACAATTAAGCAAGGTATTTTAGGCGGGTTCTCCGGCAAGGTGGGGAACATAGTCGGAGCCTCCTGGAGAGGCATCGATTACATCAGAAGCATGCCTGCCAGCGTGCACAACCCGCGTACCGAGGCGCAGATGACGCAGCGGAACAGGTTCTCTCTCGTGGCCAAGATGTTGAAGGCCTTCATCCCGATCATCCGGGTGGGCTTCGCAGGAAGCGTCGGTACGGGCAAGAGTGCCTTCAGCGTGGCGATGTCCTACAACGTCAGAAACGCGGTGATCGACCTCTATCCCGACTTCGAGATCAACTTCCCGTTGGTGAAGTTGACTTCTGGTGAGCTCTATGGTGCCGGCAATGCGTCCGCGACAAGCTCTGGGGGGAGTCTCGACTTCGTGTGGGACTCCGATCTGCTCAACAACGCGGCAGCCACCGACAAGGTGATCCTGATGGCATTCAACCCGATCACCGGTGATGCATCCTACAACATGGATGCGGCTACCAGGGCCGACGGCAGTGGTTCTCTGGCTGTGCCCCCCACTTGGGATGGCGAGCTGGTGGATACCTATCTGGCGCTCACTTCGGCGGATGGCAAGCTGGTCTCTAACTCGATCCACACGGGCCGGGTTGAGGTTTCGATGATTTGA
- a CDS encoding glycoside hydrolase family 19 protein has protein sequence MNRQLFFQEINRSLFNRKLNDRQREGILHKLAAFAKFEVTVDSWCAYMLATSYHETAHTMQPIEEWGKGMGKSYGKKIKQSGQPYTWPDKIYYGRGDVQLTWYENYERMGDLMGLPLLEQPELALDPEISAQILVEGMILGKSNRGDFTGYSLENFFNPQRDDPFGARRIINGLDSAHTIAGYHYKFLEAIRKAS, from the coding sequence ATGAACCGGCAACTCTTCTTTCAGGAAATCAATCGTTCGCTCTTCAACAGGAAACTGAACGACCGCCAGCGGGAGGGGATCCTCCACAAGCTGGCTGCGTTCGCCAAGTTCGAGGTGACCGTCGACAGTTGGTGCGCCTACATGCTGGCCACTTCTTATCATGAGACCGCGCATACCATGCAACCCATTGAGGAGTGGGGGAAAGGCATGGGGAAATCTTACGGGAAGAAGATCAAACAAAGTGGCCAGCCTTACACCTGGCCGGACAAGATCTATTATGGCCGGGGTGATGTCCAGCTCACCTGGTATGAGAATTACGAACGGATGGGTGATCTGATGGGCCTGCCGCTCCTGGAACAACCGGAGCTCGCTCTCGATCCCGAGATCTCTGCCCAGATCCTGGTTGAGGGAATGATCCTGGGTAAATCCAACCGGGGCGACTTCACCGGCTACTCGCTTGAGAACTTTTTCAACCCCCAACGCGACGATCCCTTCGGTGCCCGCAGGATCATCAACGGCCTCGACAGCGCCCACACCATTGCCGGCTATCATTACAAATTCCTGGAAGCAATCCGTAAAGCATCATGA
- a CDS encoding restriction endonuclease has protein sequence MDKHFKYKYDDLFNPTLKALKKLGGSGAVSEIEEEVAQLLNLSEEATNEIHRESTTKLAYRLAWARNYLKRYGLIENSSRGVWALTEEGQKTTEVNQEKVKKAVVKKDREERLQKKTEENGSPELQDTTEEIEEFSWQDKLLDTIKSIHPDQFERLCQRLLRELGFVNVEVTGKTNDGGIDGKGMIRLGGVLSFHVVFQAKRYQGSVSSSVIRDFRGAMSGRADKGLIMTTGSFTREAKKEAQRDGATPIDLIDGNDFAEKLKELNLGVTVELVEEVKIKPDWFKNI, from the coding sequence ATGGACAAACATTTTAAATATAAATATGACGACCTCTTTAACCCTACATTAAAGGCACTGAAAAAACTCGGAGGTTCAGGAGCGGTAAGTGAAATTGAAGAAGAGGTTGCTCAACTATTAAATTTGTCTGAGGAAGCGACTAATGAAATTCACCGAGAAAGCACCACTAAATTGGCTTACAGACTTGCTTGGGCAAGAAACTATCTCAAAAGATATGGACTTATAGAAAACTCTTCGAGAGGTGTTTGGGCATTGACCGAAGAAGGACAAAAAACAACTGAAGTAAACCAAGAGAAAGTTAAAAAGGCGGTCGTTAAAAAAGACAGAGAAGAGCGACTTCAAAAGAAAACCGAAGAAAATGGTTCACCAGAACTTCAAGACACAACAGAAGAAATAGAAGAGTTTTCTTGGCAAGACAAATTACTTGATACAATAAAAAGCATTCATCCAGACCAATTTGAGCGGCTTTGCCAAAGACTTTTAAGAGAGTTAGGGTTTGTGAACGTTGAAGTTACAGGAAAGACAAATGATGGTGGAATTGATGGAAAGGGAATGATTAGACTTGGTGGTGTTTTATCATTTCACGTAGTTTTTCAAGCTAAACGATATCAAGGTTCTGTTTCATCTTCTGTAATTAGAGACTTTAGAGGTGCAATGAGCGGACGAGCAGACAAAGGACTTATTATGACCACCGGAAGTTTCACTCGGGAAGCGAAAAAAGAAGCACAAAGAGATGGCGCGACACCAATTGACTTAATTGACGGTAACGACTTTGCTGAAAAACTGAAAGAGTTAAATTTAGGAGTGACAGTTGAATTGGTTGAAGAGGTTAAAATAAAACCAGATTGGTTCAAGAATATTTAA
- a CDS encoding tyrosine-type recombinase/integrase, with product MNEAFDQKIALLESEYRIGSAGVYKATIKALMRYKYFRQLRNRVDKNAFIALCKEKRHITIGKEVLDIAQTIRFEEITPEFLEECEKFWFETEITPATMGIYMRTLRAIINNNRGDKPYIDAEKYPFGVSRGKYAIPEGGRREIALSIEQIWKIEDYQTENITLATARDIFVFMFYCNGLNFGDLCRLRYENIDVSNDEIVFQRKKTLRKTAKPTFIYVPILPPMIEIINRQGNKEQDGYIFPFLNGIEPTDSNERKIINAMRLSLDQINTSLKQIANELGLDPDLSTSYTRNSYITHLTSELLVNPIVVRKMVGHSTRKDVTAGYVKLTAKKRREINLKLLNPEKNYAAINSGRVI from the coding sequence TTGAATGAAGCATTTGATCAAAAAATAGCTCTTTTAGAAAGTGAGTACAGAATTGGGAGTGCAGGGGTATACAAGGCTACCATCAAAGCGTTGATGCGGTACAAGTATTTCAGGCAACTCAGAAATCGTGTTGATAAAAATGCTTTCATCGCGCTTTGTAAAGAGAAGCGGCATATAACCATCGGGAAAGAGGTCCTTGATATTGCTCAAACAATCCGTTTTGAGGAGATAACCCCGGAGTTCCTGGAAGAGTGCGAGAAATTCTGGTTCGAAACTGAAATTACTCCTGCCACAATGGGAATTTACATGAGGACATTGAGAGCAATCATTAACAATAACAGGGGCGATAAACCATATATCGATGCAGAGAAGTACCCATTTGGTGTGTCAAGGGGAAAATATGCCATTCCGGAGGGAGGCAGAAGAGAGATCGCGTTATCGATCGAACAAATATGGAAGATTGAAGATTACCAGACAGAAAATATTACGCTAGCCACCGCGCGTGACATATTCGTTTTCATGTTCTACTGCAACGGATTGAATTTCGGGGACCTCTGCCGATTGCGGTATGAGAACATCGATGTGTCGAACGATGAAATCGTCTTTCAACGAAAGAAGACACTGAGAAAGACAGCGAAACCAACATTCATCTACGTGCCGATCCTTCCCCCAATGATCGAGATTATAAACCGGCAGGGGAACAAAGAACAGGATGGATACATTTTCCCCTTCCTGAATGGCATTGAACCTACAGACAGTAATGAGCGAAAAATCATCAACGCGATGAGGCTCAGTTTAGACCAGATCAACACATCACTCAAACAGATAGCGAATGAGCTGGGGCTGGATCCAGATCTATCGACCTCCTATACCAGGAACAGCTATATCACCCACCTCACCAGTGAATTACTCGTGAACCCCATCGTGGTTAGAAAGATGGTAGGCCATAGTACCAGGAAAGATGTCACTGCCGGCTATGTGAAGTTGACAGCTAAAAAGCGGAGAGAGATTAATTTGAAGCTGTTGAATCCGGAGAAGAATTATGCGGCGATTAATTCAGGGAGAGTAATATAG
- a CDS encoding 3'-5' exonuclease, with product MKEFAAIDFETANSHRSSVCSVGVAIVRNGVITDRFYSLIRPEPEYYYYLNTQIHGITYSDTMNAPLFPQVWRQIEPLIEGLPLVAHNKAFDESCLKACFRTYQMDYPGYEFHCTLRGARSQLKGLPDYRLETVSAHCGFSLRDHHHALADAEACAWIAIQIF from the coding sequence ATGAAAGAGTTTGCCGCCATCGATTTTGAAACAGCCAACTCCCATCGGTCGAGTGTCTGTAGCGTAGGTGTGGCTATTGTACGCAACGGAGTGATTACTGACAGGTTTTACAGCCTGATCCGTCCCGAACCGGAGTATTATTACTATCTGAACACTCAGATACATGGCATAACATACAGCGATACCATGAATGCACCGTTATTTCCACAGGTTTGGCGTCAGATTGAACCTCTTATTGAAGGGTTGCCACTAGTGGCCCATAACAAGGCGTTCGACGAAAGCTGTCTGAAGGCCTGCTTCCGGACCTACCAGATGGATTATCCCGGTTACGAGTTCCATTGTACCCTGCGGGGTGCAAGATCACAACTGAAGGGGTTACCCGATTACCGGCTCGAGACCGTTTCGGCACATTGCGGGTTCTCGCTAAGGGACCACCACCACGCCTTGGCCGATGCTGAAGCCTGTGCATGGATTGCTATACAGATCTTTTAG
- a CDS encoding IS5 family transposase: MLGKLPEKGQRDLFRPMLKDFIDMGHELVLLADKIDWSYFEEEFTPLYSQRGAPSVPIRLMVGCLLLKHLYNLGDERIPEYWVRDVYFQYFCGCEFFEHEFPFDPSDFVHFRNRVGEEGIGKIFAYSVQLHGKKLPGQTGFVLSDTTVQENNTTFPTDAKLCKKVIDKCNAIAGSEGIMQRQRYTRESKQLLRDTYNGKHPKRKKRADKAKRRLKTIANIQLRELERKMTEEQKKRYEQTLSLCKRAVNQQKNDKDKIYSLHKPFTRCIAKGKAHKQYEFGNKVGMITTGRKGRKIITAVKAFLGNPYDGDTIEPLLEQMEENKLKLPKELIYDRGGKGRKQIKDVSIITPGKPKVKDTPCQKRQKRNKCRARAAIEPIFGHLKKDFRMEQNYLWAEKGIQINAYLAATAWNLKKMMEKLKEKFLYFIFRWFFHQDKIYFSA; the protein is encoded by the coding sequence ATGTTAGGGAAATTACCGGAAAAAGGACAACGCGATTTGTTTCGCCCGATGCTGAAAGATTTCATCGATATGGGGCATGAACTCGTTCTTTTGGCAGACAAGATCGATTGGTCATATTTTGAGGAAGAATTTACACCTTTGTATTCACAACGAGGTGCGCCAAGCGTTCCCATCCGTTTGATGGTCGGCTGCCTGCTTTTGAAGCACCTGTACAATCTTGGCGATGAGCGTATTCCCGAGTATTGGGTTCGGGATGTTTATTTCCAGTACTTTTGTGGATGCGAGTTCTTCGAACATGAGTTTCCTTTTGATCCGAGCGATTTTGTCCATTTCCGTAACCGTGTGGGAGAAGAAGGGATAGGAAAAATATTCGCTTACAGCGTACAACTTCACGGTAAAAAACTGCCGGGACAAACCGGGTTTGTTCTTTCGGACACTACTGTTCAAGAAAACAACACCACCTTTCCTACCGATGCCAAGCTTTGCAAAAAGGTTATCGACAAGTGCAATGCCATTGCAGGGAGTGAAGGCATCATGCAACGTCAGCGGTACACCCGTGAAAGTAAACAACTGCTGCGAGACACTTACAACGGCAAGCATCCCAAACGTAAGAAACGGGCAGACAAAGCCAAACGTCGCTTGAAAACGATCGCCAATATCCAACTTCGGGAACTTGAACGTAAAATGACAGAGGAACAAAAGAAACGATACGAACAGACGCTTTCACTCTGCAAGCGTGCAGTGAATCAACAGAAAAACGACAAGGATAAAATCTACAGTCTGCATAAACCCTTTACCCGCTGTATTGCCAAGGGAAAGGCACACAAGCAGTATGAGTTCGGCAATAAAGTGGGGATGATCACCACGGGCAGAAAAGGGCGGAAAATCATCACGGCGGTAAAAGCATTTTTGGGAAACCCATACGACGGCGACACCATAGAACCGTTACTCGAACAGATGGAAGAGAATAAGTTGAAACTACCCAAAGAACTCATTTATGACCGTGGCGGGAAAGGACGAAAGCAGATAAAAGACGTAAGCATTATTACACCCGGCAAGCCCAAAGTCAAAGACACCCCTTGTCAAAAACGGCAGAAACGGAACAAATGCAGAGCCAGAGCGGCAATTGAACCTATTTTCGGACATCTTAAAAAGGATTTCCGTATGGAACAGAATTACTTGTGGGCTGAAAAAGGCATACAAATCAACGCATACCTGGCAGCTACGGCTTGGAACTTGAAGAAAATGATGGAAAAGTTGAAAGAAAAATTTTTATATTTTATTTTCCGATGGTTTTTCCACCAAGATAAAATATATTTTTCAGCTTAA
- a CDS encoding IS4 family transposase, which translates to MNKGKFVYAQIVEFLPQRVFDTIVLKYDGNRYVKHFTCWNQLLVMVFGQLTNRDSLRDLIVAIEAHSRKSYHLGFGKSVTRSNLSKANENRDYRIFEEFAYYLIGVARQKLENNDFEIKGKVYAFDSTTVDLCLSVFWRAKFRKNKGGVKIHTLLDITTQIPVFVHITTASVNDMNAMDVIPYEVGAYYIFDRGYVDYTRLYRITKLESSFVVRAKKNLKFEVKSHNPVDETTGVMTDQTGFLKGFYTSKDYPESLRRVAFYDRDKNTTLIFLTNNFELTADQVAMLYKNRWQIELFFKWIKQHLKIKSFWGTSRNAVRIQIYSAIIAYCLVAIVGHDLQIKRTTYEILQILGISLLDRTPVNELFTNIDINDVKDRNDNQLTLNLF; encoded by the coding sequence ATGAACAAAGGCAAATTCGTGTATGCTCAGATTGTAGAATTCTTACCTCAGCGAGTTTTTGACACCATTGTCTTAAAGTATGATGGTAACAGATATGTAAAACATTTTACATGTTGGAATCAACTTCTTGTAATGGTGTTCGGGCAACTTACCAACCGTGACAGTTTACGTGATTTGATTGTGGCAATTGAAGCCCACAGCAGAAAAAGTTACCATCTCGGTTTTGGAAAAAGTGTTACCCGTAGTAATCTTTCAAAAGCAAATGAAAATCGCGATTATAGGATCTTTGAAGAATTTGCTTATTATCTCATCGGAGTTGCCAGACAAAAGCTGGAAAACAATGATTTTGAGATAAAAGGTAAAGTCTATGCTTTCGATTCCACAACCGTCGATTTATGCTTGTCAGTATTCTGGAGGGCTAAGTTTCGCAAGAATAAGGGTGGAGTAAAAATCCACACTCTTCTGGATATAACCACACAAATACCGGTTTTTGTGCATATTACAACTGCTTCGGTTAATGACATGAATGCAATGGATGTAATTCCATATGAGGTGGGTGCCTATTATATCTTCGACAGAGGATATGTTGATTACACCCGTCTTTATAGGATTACAAAACTGGAATCTTCATTTGTAGTCAGAGCCAAAAAGAACCTGAAGTTTGAAGTTAAGTCTCATAATCCGGTAGATGAAACTACAGGTGTCATGACCGATCAGACAGGTTTCTTGAAAGGATTCTACACATCTAAAGATTATCCTGAAAGCCTCAGGAGAGTTGCATTTTATGACAGGGATAAGAACACGACGCTCATATTCCTTACAAATAATTTTGAACTCACAGCCGATCAGGTTGCAATGCTTTATAAGAACCGTTGGCAAATAGAACTGTTCTTCAAATGGATCAAACAGCATCTAAAGATCAAATCTTTTTGGGGAACTTCCCGGAATGCGGTTAGAATCCAAATATACAGCGCAATTATCGCATATTGTTTGGTTGCGATTGTAGGACACGATTTACAAATCAAGCGAACAACTTACGAGATTTTGCAAATTTTAGGAATCTCTCTTTTAGATAGAACTCCTGTAAATGAACTATTTACCAATATAGATATCAATGATGTCAAAGATCGAAATGATAATCAACTGACGCTCAATTTATTTTAA
- a CDS encoding RNA polymerase sigma-70 factor, which yields MLSDRHLFERISEGEEQAFHLFFRRYHQRMVTFTGKVVKLPHVAEEIVQEVFIRIWENRGTLADIRNPEDYLFILIRNHALNHLRAAAIEERRREQLWEALEQQAADMTSALEIKEAEAFFAKILAKLTPQQQLIFRMNREEGLSHLQIAEKLNLSRHTVKKHVANSMKIFKANLKYFGQLFL from the coding sequence ATGCTTTCAGACAGACACCTGTTTGAGCGTATAAGCGAGGGGGAAGAGCAAGCTTTTCATCTTTTCTTCAGGAGATACCACCAACGCATGGTTACATTTACAGGGAAGGTGGTGAAGTTGCCCCATGTTGCAGAAGAGATTGTACAGGAGGTATTTATCCGCATATGGGAAAATAGGGGAACATTGGCGGATATCAGAAATCCCGAAGATTATCTTTTCATCCTGATACGCAATCATGCCCTTAATCACTTACGCGCCGCAGCAATTGAAGAGCGCCGCAGGGAACAACTCTGGGAAGCATTGGAACAACAGGCTGCCGACATGACAAGTGCACTGGAAATCAAAGAGGCTGAAGCTTTCTTTGCAAAGATTCTGGCAAAACTCACCCCTCAACAGCAGCTGATTTTCAGGATGAACAGGGAAGAGGGGTTATCGCACCTGCAAATTGCAGAAAAATTAAACCTCTCCAGACATACAGTCAAAAAACATGTCGCCAACTCCATGAAAATATTCAAAGCTAACCTGAAATATTTCGGCCAGCTCTTCCTTTGA
- a CDS encoding FecR family protein, giving the protein MADSRKAIDNLFKKYLDNNCSRQEFDELLDLVDEGRNDDRLKELLEQEWNRGASRSFRQLSNRWLRVVAAVLLLLTVSLFIRKEGNETVRSLVHRAEYSRVSGITRVKLPDGSTVMLRGGSRLNLDSSFAVKSREVTLLGEAFFDVVADPEKPFIIHTGKVKTTVLGTAFTIKANPSDPVITVTVTRGKVKVEDERSLLATLEADRELVYHTTSNQVTEKEADNNRETEWKPGKLVYRNSTFEEIVQEISLIYEVQVLFEEERLKHRQITATLDLQDSLESILEMLCVAQGANFVKDGERYLIKSQEE; this is encoded by the coding sequence ATGGCCGATTCGAGAAAAGCGATCGACAATCTTTTCAAAAAATACCTCGACAACAACTGTAGCAGACAGGAGTTCGACGAACTGTTGGACCTGGTGGATGAAGGCAGAAATGACGACAGATTAAAGGAGTTGTTGGAGCAGGAGTGGAATAGAGGTGCCTCTCGATCCTTCCGGCAATTGTCTAATCGGTGGCTACGGGTAGTTGCGGCCGTCCTGCTGTTGCTGACCGTTTCACTCTTTATCCGGAAAGAGGGCAACGAGACCGTCCGATCTTTGGTTCACCGGGCAGAGTATAGCCGAGTTTCAGGTATCACCCGGGTAAAACTGCCCGATGGAAGCACAGTCATGCTTCGTGGGGGGAGCCGGCTCAATCTCGACAGCTCCTTTGCGGTGAAAAGCCGTGAAGTGACACTGCTGGGCGAAGCCTTTTTTGATGTCGTCGCCGATCCGGAGAAACCATTTATCATCCATACCGGAAAGGTGAAAACCACGGTATTGGGTACCGCCTTTACCATCAAGGCAAATCCCTCCGACCCGGTAATTACCGTCACCGTGACCCGCGGAAAGGTGAAGGTGGAAGATGAGAGGAGCCTGCTGGCCACTCTTGAGGCAGACCGGGAGCTGGTCTACCATACCACTTCAAACCAGGTGACTGAAAAAGAGGCAGACAACAACAGGGAGACGGAATGGAAACCAGGCAAACTGGTCTACCGGAACAGCACCTTCGAAGAGATCGTACAGGAGATCTCACTCATCTACGAGGTTCAGGTACTGTTTGAGGAGGAGAGACTGAAACATCGCCAGATCACCGCAACGCTCGATCTCCAGGATTCCCTGGAGAGCATCCTGGAGATGTTGTGTGTAGCTCAAGGAGCCAATTTTGTAAAGGATGGCGAGAGATACCTGATAAAGTCACAGGAAGAGTAA